The Deltaproteobacteria bacterium IMCC39524 region AAGCGGCTGCGAGTGGCGGCGGCAGCGCATACGGCGATGACATGGGTGATGCGCTTGGTGGCATCGATAAGCTTGGTACTCAAAACCCGGACCCGTTTGGTGCGGCAGCCCTGGCTCCTGTTGAGGATGAGCAGACACCTGTATTGGACCCCGTGAACCAGCCACCGGTTGCCCTTGACAACATCTACAGGATTGAAGCCGGGGGAAAGTTCGACATCGATGAATTCATGGGGCTCCTTACCAACGACTACGACCCCGACGGAGACCCTATAAGCATTACCTTTGCCGAGGCCCCGTCTAATGTCATGGTTAATCTTGCAGACGGTTCACTGAAGATCGACGCTAATGGCGCAAGCACTTACGAAGAGCTTGACGAAGGTGACACGGTCGAGATCGAGTTCCCCTACACCATCACTGATCCGAGTGGTGCGACATCCACAGCGACCGTTACCATCATTATTGAAGGCGTGAACGATCCTCCTGTAGCAACCGACAATGTGAATGAAGTCATCGCCGGGAGCACTTTTTATTATGGTGAAGGCAGTGAGCAGTCTTCCGTGGAAATTGCCGAAGCACCATTTGTTGAAGGCGATATGATCGCCGACGATGATGGTTTTGGCGCCGACAGTGACCCTGATGACATCGTTCCTGATGAAGTTCCTGTCACGCAAATCTCTTTTGAAGGAGGCGCAGCAGTTCCTACCTCAACAGGCAGCATTGATGGTAATTTCGGCACATTGACCTGGAACCCGGATGGCTCATATCGATACACCGTTGACCCTGAGAAAGTTGCTGAGTTTGGCGGCAATGACTCAGAGGAAGAAGTATTTACTTATACGATCACTGATGATAATGGTGCGAGCAGTCAAGCGACTCTCGTTATCACAGTCTATGGAAACAACGACCCACCAGCAGTCGACCTGGATGGTTCGGCAGACGGAACAGGATTCTCCACAACCTTCACCGAAGGCAACGGCGCGGTAACCATCGCGGATACCGATTCTGACATCACTGATGTCGACAGTGCCAACCTGACACAGATGACTGTCACTCTGACCAACGCCCTAGATGGCAGCGCAGAGAGCCTCTCCATCGCTGCAGACGACGTGCCAGATGGCATGACAGCCACACCAGCAGTCGACGGTCACAGTATCACTTTCTCCGGTTCCTTTACTCTTGATCAGTACGAGTCTGTTCTTGAAGCAGTCAAGTACGATAACAGCAGCCAAGACCCGGATACGACAACCCGCACAGTCAACGTTCAGGTTACCGACGACACCAACCTGACCTCCAACATCGCCGTCGCCTCCATCGCCATGACACCCGAGAACGACCCACCAGCAGTCGACCTGGATGGTTCGGCAGACGGAACAGGATTCTCCACAACCTTCACCGAAGGCAACGGCGCGGTAACCATCGCGGATACCGATTCTGACATCACTGATGTCGACAGTGCCAACCTGACACAGATGACTGTCACTCTGACCAACGCCCTAGATGGCAGCGCAGAGAGCCTCTCCATCGCTGCAGACGACGTGCCAGATGGCATGACAGCCACACCAGCAGTCGACGGTCACAGTATCACTTTCTCCGGTTCCTTTACTCTTGATCAGTACGAGTCTGTTCTTGAAGCAGTCAAGTACGATAACAGCAGCCAAGACCCGGATACGACAACCCGCACAGTCAACGTTCAGGTTACCGACGACACCAACCTGACCTCCAACATCGCCGTCGCCTCCATCGCCATGACACCCGTTGACGATGTCCCATCAATTATGGCAGACGACACAACTGTCTCAGAAGAAGGACTCGACGGCGGCAACAAGGACACTCTACCAGATGATAACGATCCTCCAGTCTCTGCCAACGACAATATAGACTTGGCAGCCAACTCCGGAACCATCACGGTCACGGATGTTGACACAGCCTATACAGTTGACAACATCACCCTAGCGCTGTCTGCCAACCAATCACTGAAAACCGCAGATGGAGACGATGTCGTCTTCAACTGGGTCGAATCTCAAGATGCACTGATCGGAACCCGGGACGGCACGACAGATGAAATCGTTCGCATATCTATCGACAGTGTACAAACTCCTCAGACGGGTGACGAATATGTCTTTAACTACACCGTAGAGCTCTCTGAACCGGTTTATCACTCCGACTCAAGTGTTGAAGACGAGCTCTCCTTCTCACTTGATGTCACCGCCGGCAGTAAGACCTTCACAGCTGCCGTGTTAATAACCATTGAGGATGACAGCCCGCTGATCGAAGGGACTTTCGACGGATTGATGGCGAATGTTGCCGGCAATAGCCTCACCGCTGATCTCGGCATCGAATATGGGGCCGACGGCCCAGAAAGTGCCCAAATAACTGGCTACAACGACGGAACGAAC contains the following coding sequences:
- a CDS encoding Ig-like domain-containing protein; the protein is MANEDTTNTQAETTAANTVVVPVPEPGQVLTVTVDAEQIPQLNFDPGTESTQEFVGTDLVFTLDNGAVLTFEDFAASINDGAVTSIMLEDGSIIPIDALIAAWNLEVPETAAGEAAASGGGSAYGDDMGDALGGIDKLGTQNPDPFGAAALAPVEDEQTPVLDPVNQPPVALDNIYRIEAGGKFDIDEFMGLLTNDYDPDGDPISITFAEAPSNVMVNLADGSLKIDANGASTYEELDEGDTVEIEFPYTITDPSGATSTATVTIIIEGVNDPPVATDNVNEVIAGSTFYYGEGSEQSSVEIAEAPFVEGDMIADDDGFGADSDPDDIVPDEVPVTQISFEGGAAVPTSTGSIDGNFGTLTWNPDGSYRYTVDPEKVAEFGGNDSEEEVFTYTITDDNGASSQATLVITVYGNNDPPAVDLDGSADGTGFSTTFTEGNGAVTIADTDSDITDVDSANLTQMTVTLTNALDGSAESLSIAADDVPDGMTATPAVDGHSITFSGSFTLDQYESVLEAVKYDNSSQDPDTTTRTVNVQVTDDTNLTSNIAVASIAMTPENDPPAVDLDGSADGTGFSTTFTEGNGAVTIADTDSDITDVDSANLTQMTVTLTNALDGSAESLSIAADDVPDGMTATPAVDGHSITFSGSFTLDQYESVLEAVKYDNSSQDPDTTTRTVNVQVTDDTNLTSNIAVASIAMTPVDDVPSIMADDTTVSEEGLDGGNKDTLPDDNDPPVSANDNIDLAANSGTITVTDVDTAYTVDNITLALSANQSLKTADGDDVVFNWVESQDALIGTRDGTTDEIVRISIDSVQTPQTGDEYVFNYTVELSEPVYHSDSSVEDELSFSLDVTAGSKTFTAAVLITIEDDSPLIEGTFDGLMANVAGNSLTADLGIEYGADGPESAQITGYNDGTNDVDLTGLVDGVISDIAVLGNDGNQLTADGIGLVYKLSGGTLQAVMDPDFTPPEGSTYVDTHVAFTVSLDSSVGTYSVSIVDGLDGGPVTTTVGLASGGVPGNTSSGGEYYLEFNDNSVLVVAGDTDGQDTVNRNIHGMGAGNPFVDVGDKLTVELYDTPGGTRIDFGTVTVGTYKLLAGEEGFYQLYNDGVAVTGEIAFSHSTANFTQDPNDSNLGELTITNSGDFDGIVFGSTIGEYTLSTFSATDTSAAYDNSVTYNFSATDSDEDSTTGTFDVTFDGDGTLELPTGADSLALSNGDDVIDLGDIAGASITIDGGAGFDTVAFDNDLDLGDGPLSLTNIEALDFTGTAGNTLTINYQDVLDATEEGDTSLEIYGNADDIVNLVDPEEGDLGTWVEGDPVDNGTAWHYESGNDVLATVVIDDAILSINTDNIP